The proteins below come from a single Dermatophagoides farinae isolate YC_2012a chromosome 7, ASM2471394v1, whole genome shotgun sequence genomic window:
- the LOC124497074 gene encoding innexin inx2 has protein sequence MHSVNSIYTIMSLIKKIFKKFFDPHHPESNEFRWNFTLWLYINYSWPIYMGIVWICFLSQFFRPAIVCNGNNSNIDYEMAESFCFLESSFYHSKFYDADHYDQNVYHFNRIYYWLIPIMITMCLMFTIPKTIWNRSKNCRRLQSVINDSIKSYGNHDRTKTLKIIAILYRITKSNHQMTIVILFIHLWILISLPLMIGMFAWTMFVQSSKNTGSILTYGWDWIKFQSYDNNNNNNVTMQEDPLQKLFPTIVPCTYRYYGQSGQLQRTELLCSIKFNLLLGRIMLFVWFHLLTLALLIIIELIKITLLSSPMIRSYYIHYRFLQNYQFKHVKLSYPMMLIIRMLPINIGHLNTIKLLIEIHGKNVKINDKQ, from the exons ATGCATTCAG tcaattcaatatatacaaTCATGTCGCtgataaagaaaattttcaaaaaatttttcgaccCCCATCATccagaatcgaatgaatttcgTTGGAATTTTACATTATGGTTATATATCAATTATTCATGGCCAATCTATATGGGTATTGTTTGGATCTGTTTTCTatcacaattttttcgtCCAGCAATTGTTTGTAATGGAAATAATTCAAACATCGATTATGAGATGGCcgaatcattttgttttcttgaaTCAAGTTTTTATCATTCTAAATTTTATGATGCTGACCACtatgatcaaaatgtttatcattttaatcgtatttattattggttAATACCAATTATGATTACAATG TGTTTAATGTTTACAATACCGAAAACAATATGgaatcgatcaaaaaattGTCGCCGTTTACAATCGGtaatcaatgattcaattaaatcaTATGGAAATCATGATCGTacgaaaacattgaaaataattgctATATTGTATCGAATTAccaaatcgaatcatcagATGACAATTGTTATTCTATTTATACATCTATGGATATTGATTTCAttaccattgatgattggaatGTTTGCATGGACAATGTTtgtacaatcatcaaaaaacacTGGATCCATATTGACATATGGTTGGGATtggatcaaatttcaatcatatgataataataataataataacgttACAATGCAAGAAGATCCACTACAAAAG CTATTTCCAACCATAGTACCATGTACATATCGTTATTATGGACAAAGTGGTCAATTACAACGAACAGAACTATTATgttcaattaaattcaatctaTTATTAGGACGAATCATGCTGTTTGTATGGTTTCATCTTTTAACATTGGctttgttgattataattgaattgataaaaataacgTTGCTTTCTAGTCCAATGATACGTtcttattatattcattatagatttttacaaaattatcaatttaaaCATGTAAAACTTAGCTATCCAATGATGTTAATTATACGGATG CTTCCAATCAATATTGGACATTTGAATAcgataaaattattgattgaaattcatggtaaaaatgttaaaatcaatgacaaacaaTGA
- the LOC124496807 gene encoding uncharacterized protein LOC124496807, giving the protein MATLFRVICSASLTIIVIHCFSLITLVACKSSGMSIQMIGGGGGAGGGGNSYGGTGGDPMLVLSGKDGTMIAGGPCSMIPFLMSPSKKAKKKGGDMIMMLGSGCNRQQSYSYPQPKHIQLHLHPIMMNYGGGYPMSGGYNGGNYGGGGGGGHSSGADYMGGSYGENGGYNSGGSGGGYNERSY; this is encoded by the exons atggcAACTTTATTCCGAGTGATTTGCTCGGCTAGCCTGaccatcattgttattcattgtttttcattaatcaCTTTGGTTGCTTGTAAATCATCTGGAATGTCTATCC AAATGattggtggcggtggtggtgctggtggtggtggaaattCTTATGGCGGTACTGGTGGTGATCCAATGCTAGTTCTTTCTGGTAAAGATGGCAC AATGATCGCTGGTGGACCATGCAGTATGATACCGTTTTTAATGTCACCAAgtaaaaaagcaaaaaagaaAGGTGGTGATAT GATCATGATGCTTGGCAGTGGTTGTAATCGTCAACAAAGTTATTCATATCCACAACCAAAACATATTCAATTACATTTACATccaatcatgatgaattatgGTGGTGGATATCCTATGAGCGGTGGATATAATGGAGGTAATtacggtggtggtggtggtggtggtcattcATCTGGTGCGGATTATATGGGTGGTAGCTATGGAGAAAATGGTGGATATAATAGCGggggtagtggtggtggttataaTGAGCGTAGCTAttga